The genome window CCTTAACCGATTATGAACACAGCCGATTTAACGACGGTCTGACGCAAAGTCGCTACCCCAGCGCGGATTTTCAGGTGATTCCTACGTTTTCGCTGTATTGGGTCTGTATGGTGTATGATTACTGGATGCACCGGCAAGACGATGCGTTCGTGAAATCCATGCTGAAGGGAGTCACCGACGTACTCGACTGGCACGAAAAACGCCTGGCCCCCGAAGGTTTGAACGGTCCGCTGGAATGGTGGAATTTTGTCGATTGGTCGAAATGGGACGCGCCGGGCGAAGGCATGGGCGGCGTACCTACCGGAGCGCGGAAAGGCGGTTCTGCCGTCCTGACGTTGCAGCAGGCGTATACCTTCCAGCGAGCGGCTAATCTGTTTTATTATTACGGGAAAAATCAACAGGCGGAGCATTACCGCGCCCTGGCGCTGCGCATGACCAAAGCGGTGTACGGACGTTGCTGGGACGCCAAAAAAGGCCTGATTGCCGATACGCCTGACAAGACTAAATTCAGCCAGCACGCCAATATTTGGGCGGTGCTAACGGATGCGGTTCCGGCGGCTCAGCAAAAGGTGCTGCTGCAAAAAGTAATGACCGATCCCAGCCTCATTCAGGCGACGTTTTACTTTAAATTTTACCTGTTTCAGGCGCTGAAGAAAACGGGCATGGCCGATCAATACGTTCCGATGCTGCAACCCTGGCGCGATATGTTGGCGATGGGCTTAACCACCTTTGCCGAAAACCCCGAGCCAACCCGCTCCGATTGCCACGCCTGGAGCGCATCACCCAACTACGAGTTTCTAGCGACAGTTTGCGGCATCAATCCGGCATCACCGGGCTTCAAATCGGTGAGCATTACGCCGTATCTGGGCACCCTGGAATTTGTGGAAGGTTCCATGCCGCACCCCGCCGGCGAGATTTCGGTTCGGTTCGAAAAAGGCGCTACGGGCAGTCTGAAAGGGTTTGTTTCTTTACCCAACAACCTTACCGGTACACTGCGCTGGCAGGGCAAAACGCTGGAACTGCAAGGTGGCCGACAAGAGATAAGCCTCTAAAATACCGACGCATCCGTATTTCAACAGGGATTGCCGTGGCTCAGAGAAAATAGAGCTGCGACAATCCCTTATCTTTGCGCTATGCTTTTTGAAGACACGTACCGAACGATTGACCAACCAACAACCGGCGAATTCCGCGATAAGGGCAGCAAATTCCTGGCGTATGCTTTTCCAATTCGGACGGAAGAAGAGGTAAAGAACCACCTCCAGGCCCTTCGCGCGGAACACCCCAAGGCCCGGCACCACTGCTTTGCCTGGCGGCTGGGTCTTGGTCGCGACAACTACCGCGTAAACGATGACGGCGAACCCAGCGGCACGGCCGGACGACCCATTCTGAACACGCTTTATTCGCAGGATTTAACCAATATTCTGGTGATTGTGGTGCGGTATTTTGGTGGCACGTTGCTGGGCGTTCCGGGGCTGATCAATGCCTACAAAACGGCTACCGTCGAAGCGTTGGTGAATGCGGTTGTTGTTTCCAAAACCATCAACGAAATCTACCGCATTGAGGTTGGTTTCGAGCGCCTGAACGACGTGATGAAACTCATCAAAGAGCAGCAACTGACTGTTCTTCAGCAGTCGTTTAATCAGGAATGTACGCTTGAGATCGAGCTGCGGCGCACCTTGGTCAACGTTGTTATTGGTCGCCTGGAAAAGATGGAAGGCGTGCAGGTTACGTTTGTTGGCTAGTTTCTGCTTTGGCAAACGGCCATTGCTTCCGTATTCGCGTCGAAATCAGGAAAGCAATAATGCCCAAACCAATCACCGTTAAGCCGGAGAGCATGAACGAAATTCCGGTTGAGATAAAAATAAACGCCCAAACGGCAATGGCCAGCAGCACCGGCAGCGGATAAAGCGGCATCCGAAACGGAAACGATGTTTTTTTCCGGCTATGCAAAATCAAAAGCCCCACGGCCTGCCCAATAAACTGCACCAGAATCCGCATGGCCAGAATCGCCGTGATGACATCGGATAACTTAAACAACAGGCTAAAGACAAAAGCGACGCCACCCAGAAACAAAAGCGAAACGTAGGGAAACTGCCGGGTGGGGTGCAGCTTTGCGAAGATAGAGAAAAACTGGCCGTCGGCTGCCGCCGCATAGGGAACCCGCGAATAGCCCAACAAAACGGCAAAAAGCGACGAAAACGCCACGATCAACACCATAAATGTAGCCACGCGAGCCGCGTTTGCACCGTATAGACGCTCAATAAATGTGCTGACAATGAATGTACTATTCTGGGCTTCCTGCCAGGGAATGACGCTCACCACGCTGGTATTCATCAGCAAATACAGGGCAGCGATCCCAAAGACAGACAGGAACATGCTGAGCGGAATGATGCGGGAAGGATTTTTGATTTCACCGCCTAGGTGGCAAACGTTGTAATAGCCTAAATAGCAATAAATCGTTTTGACTGAAGCCGCTCCTAAACCAGCTCCGGCAACACTGCTGAAAAAGGACCCGTCTTCGGGAATCGGCAACGAGAAAGAATAATGTCCACTGCTCAGGCCACCCCAGATAATCCAACCGACCGTAGCCAGTACGCAGCCCCAAAGCACCATCCCGATTCGGCCAATGGAATCAACACGCCGATACAAGAGCAGAACCACCAGAATGACGGCACCCCCCGAAACGGCTTTCAGCGTCCACCCTTCCAGCGGCACCAGATACGAAGCATACTGCGCAAAACCGATTGATCCCGACGCCACTACCAAAGGCGCCTGAATAAGTGTCTGCCAGACCAGCAGAAATGAAAACAGCTTTCCCCAGCGATTTTCGCCGTAAGCGATTTTCAAAAAGCTGTAACTCCCACCCGCCATCGGATACGCCGCGCCTAACTCAGCCCAAACCATCGCATCGATCAGCGAAACCACCGCGCCCAGCACCCAGGCCCAG of Tellurirhabdus bombi contains these proteins:
- a CDS encoding IMPACT family protein produces the protein MLFEDTYRTIDQPTTGEFRDKGSKFLAYAFPIRTEEEVKNHLQALRAEHPKARHHCFAWRLGLGRDNYRVNDDGEPSGTAGRPILNTLYSQDLTNILVIVVRYFGGTLLGVPGLINAYKTATVEALVNAVVVSKTINEIYRIEVGFERLNDVMKLIKEQQLTVLQQSFNQECTLEIELRRTLVNVVIGRLEKMEGVQVTFVG
- a CDS encoding APC family permease, whose protein sequence is MPATALNMIDMVGIGPFVVLPLVIQIMNGPYFIWAWVLGAVVSLIDAMVWAELGAAYPMAGGSYSFLKIAYGENRWGKLFSFLLVWQTLIQAPLVVASGSIGFAQYASYLVPLEGWTLKAVSGGAVILVVLLLYRRVDSIGRIGMVLWGCVLATVGWIIWGGLSSGHYSFSLPIPEDGSFFSSVAGAGLGAASVKTIYCYLGYYNVCHLGGEIKNPSRIIPLSMFLSVFGIAALYLLMNTSVVSVIPWQEAQNSTFIVSTFIERLYGANAARVATFMVLIVAFSSLFAVLLGYSRVPYAAAADGQFFSIFAKLHPTRQFPYVSLLFLGGVAFVFSLLFKLSDVITAILAMRILVQFIGQAVGLLILHSRKKTSFPFRMPLYPLPVLLAIAVWAFIFISTGISFMLSGLTVIGLGIIAFLISTRIRKQWPFAKAETSQQT